A window of the Sporosarcina sp. FSL K6-2383 genome harbors these coding sequences:
- the spoIIAB gene encoding anti-sigma F factor, translating to MNNEMTLSFVAIEENEALARMAMTCFITPLDPTIEEISEFKTIVSEAVTNAIIHGYETDGTSLVTLHAVIQDNKVTMTVRDEGMGIFDVGQAMEPMFTTRPFMERSGMGFTIMESFSDSLSVESVVGSGTVVKFEKTFSPVTEVSRMR from the coding sequence ATGAACAATGAAATGACGTTATCATTCGTCGCAATTGAAGAAAATGAAGCTCTGGCAAGGATGGCGATGACCTGTTTCATCACACCCCTTGACCCGACAATCGAAGAGATTTCAGAGTTTAAGACAATTGTTTCAGAAGCTGTTACGAATGCAATCATTCATGGCTATGAGACGGATGGTACAAGTCTAGTTACACTTCACGCCGTTATTCAAGACAACAAAGTAACAATGACGGTACGTGATGAAGGGATGGGGATTTTTGACGTAGGGCAGGCGATGGAACCAATGTTTACCACGCGACCTTTTATGGAACGTTCAGGTATGGGATTTACGATTATGGAAAGCTTTTCTGACAGTCTATCTGTTGAGTCTGTTGTAGGAAGTGGAACTGTTGTCAAGTTCGAAAAAACGTTTTCTCCGGTCACGGAAGTAAGCAGAATGAGGTGA
- a CDS encoding SigF/SigG family RNA polymerase sporulation sigma factor has protein sequence MDASVEVQPALLTQEKMRELIQISQEGDKEARRMMVEGNTRLVWSIVQRFASRGADPEDLFQIGCIGLMKSIDKFDLSYEVKFSTYAVPMIVGEIQRFLRDDGMVKVSRSIRELSFKIRHATDDYIKKHGKSPSISEVAAVLEVSVDDIILASDALRDPASLHEQLYESEGDSLTLMDQLRDDRSERVFDHIPLRDVVSKLNKRDQTIIYMRYYLDCTQSDIAERIGISQVQVSRLEKKILAQLKSWMGVNAEA, from the coding sequence ATGGACGCATCTGTTGAAGTGCAACCCGCTTTGTTGACGCAGGAGAAGATGAGGGAACTGATTCAAATTTCACAAGAAGGCGATAAGGAAGCAAGAAGGATGATGGTCGAGGGTAATACAAGACTGGTCTGGTCCATTGTTCAACGGTTTGCTTCACGTGGCGCTGACCCGGAAGATTTATTCCAAATTGGTTGTATAGGGTTGATGAAATCGATTGATAAATTCGACCTTTCTTACGAGGTAAAGTTTTCTACGTATGCTGTGCCGATGATTGTCGGAGAAATCCAACGTTTTTTAAGAGATGACGGGATGGTAAAGGTGAGCCGTTCTATTCGTGAGCTAAGTTTTAAAATCCGTCATGCAACAGATGATTATATTAAAAAACACGGAAAATCACCGTCTATTTCAGAAGTTGCAGCGGTTTTGGAAGTGTCAGTGGATGATATTATTTTGGCATCGGATGCCTTGCGTGACCCCGCCTCCCTTCATGAGCAATTGTATGAAAGTGAAGGAGATAGTCTGACACTGATGGACCAGCTACGAGATGACCGGTCCGAAAGGGTATTTGATCATATTCCCCTGCGGGATGTCGTTTCGAAATTAAATAAACGCGATCAGACCATTATTTATATGCGCTATTATTTGGACTGTACGCAAAGTGATATTGCAGAACGAATTGGCATATCGCAAGTGCAAGTGTCAAGGCTTGAAAAGAAAATTTTAGCGCAACTCAAATCATGGATGGGTGTTAACGCTGAGGCATAA
- a CDS encoding spore germination protein codes for MKKLFRSMNEGEEWFSACFGRDETFDATARSLHLWDMPALLLYINGLVDGATITTLLTEMQGNTERPEMKGDGTDQFLSFFPYHAISNIKDKDELLTSILSGQAAFITPEGYAFTIDIRSYPGREPAEPDNEKVVRGPRDGFTENLIQNTALVRRRLRTEDLRFEMHKVTVNGKTDIAITYMKGAASEKHLTYIRDRLDEIKHDGLTMTDKSLEEFLFKQRFHPMPFVRFTERPDICAAHLLEGHIAIIVDTSPSVILVPAPIFHHLQHAEEYRQAPLLGTFVRLLRFWGAAMSLVLLPFWYLVSTKQEYLPAFLSYIGPKDIGEIPLVLQLIGADIGIEVLRMAAIHTPTPMSTAMGLVAAIVIGQVAIDVGLFTPEVVLYVAVSAIFTFAIPSYELSITIKIFRICILLSTAILGAPGFFLSIAVLFYYLCSLKPMGVPYLWPAVPFFPHAMLRVLIRFPMTADEPRPFITDSPDRDRV; via the coding sequence ATGAAAAAGTTATTTCGGTCGATGAATGAAGGAGAAGAGTGGTTCTCCGCTTGTTTTGGAAGAGACGAGACGTTTGATGCGACGGCTAGGTCTTTGCATCTTTGGGACATGCCTGCACTGTTACTGTACATTAATGGGCTAGTAGATGGCGCTACAATCACGACTCTACTAACGGAAATGCAAGGGAATACGGAAAGGCCAGAAATGAAGGGAGATGGAACAGATCAGTTCCTCTCCTTTTTCCCATACCATGCGATATCCAACATCAAGGACAAAGATGAATTATTGACATCGATTCTCAGTGGTCAAGCAGCATTTATAACGCCTGAAGGCTATGCGTTTACGATTGATATTAGGTCTTATCCAGGCAGGGAACCAGCAGAACCGGACAATGAAAAGGTCGTAAGAGGACCAAGAGACGGTTTTACGGAAAATCTTATTCAAAATACAGCGCTTGTTCGGAGGCGTTTACGGACTGAAGATTTACGCTTTGAAATGCATAAAGTGACGGTAAACGGCAAGACGGATATCGCCATTACTTATATGAAAGGGGCTGCAAGTGAAAAGCATCTCACCTATATACGAGATAGACTCGATGAAATCAAGCATGATGGGCTAACGATGACTGATAAATCACTAGAAGAATTTCTGTTCAAACAGCGTTTTCATCCGATGCCGTTTGTCCGTTTCACGGAGCGACCCGATATATGTGCGGCGCATTTATTGGAAGGGCACATCGCTATAATCGTTGATACGTCACCTTCTGTTATCCTTGTGCCAGCTCCGATTTTCCATCATCTACAACATGCCGAGGAATATCGTCAAGCACCACTTTTAGGGACGTTCGTTCGTCTACTGCGTTTTTGGGGAGCTGCGATGAGCCTTGTTCTATTGCCATTTTGGTATTTAGTTTCCACAAAACAAGAATATTTACCGGCTTTTCTTAGTTATATAGGACCAAAGGATATAGGAGAAATTCCGTTGGTTTTACAGTTGATTGGCGCAGATATTGGCATTGAAGTACTTCGAATGGCGGCCATTCATACACCGACGCCGATGTCGACAGCAATGGGGCTTGTCGCCGCTATCGTCATTGGACAAGTGGCCATTGACGTCGGTTTATTCACCCCGGAGGTGGTACTGTACGTGGCAGTTAGTGCTATTTTCACATTTGCCATTCCTTCTTATGAATTAAGTATTACGATTAAGATTTTCAGAATTTGCATATTGCTGTCAACAGCAATACTTGGAGCGCCAGGATTTTTCTTATCGATAGCTGTTCTTTTTTACTATCTATGTTCATTGAAACCGATGGGTGTCCCTTATTTATGGCCTGCGGTTCCGTTTTTTCCACATGCAATGCTTCGTGTTTTAATCAGATTTCCGATGACTGCGGATGAACCCCGACCGTTTATTACCGACTCGCCGGACAGGGATCGTGTCTGA
- the lysA gene encoding diaminopimelate decarboxylase — MHLYGTQSVNQQDHLTIGGVDTIDLAHTYGTPLVVYDTALFRERALAFKETFKNVGIRAQVAYASKAFSSIAIYEVAKQEGLSLDVVSGGELFTAIAADFPREKIHFHGNNKSYTELQYAFDEKIGCIVIDNFSEIALVKEIAESRREHMNVLIRVTPGVEAHTHDYITTGQEDSKFGFDLKNGQADEAFLHLHDHPYIQLLGMHCHIGSQIFETDAFRFAAEVLMDKMIAWRDEHNFICTVLNLGGGFGIRYTEEDTPLVPSAYIEEMATIVLSMTRSHSYPVPEIWIEPGRSLVGDAGTSLYTAGSTKEVPGIRTYIAVDGGMSDNIRPALYGAKYTAASANRMSIAHDKKVTIAGKCCESGDKLIEEAYLADPSEGDVIAIFCTGAYGYSMASNYNRLPKPAIVFCENGEHQLVVRRETYEDVVRLDIPLQMVRREEKI; from the coding sequence ATGCATTTGTACGGAACACAATCAGTCAATCAGCAAGACCATCTAACAATTGGTGGCGTCGATACAATTGATCTTGCACATACGTATGGTACACCACTCGTCGTCTATGATACCGCTCTGTTCCGTGAACGAGCGCTGGCCTTCAAAGAAACTTTTAAAAATGTAGGCATCCGTGCACAGGTTGCCTATGCGAGTAAAGCATTCTCGTCGATTGCTATATACGAAGTGGCTAAGCAAGAAGGGCTTTCACTTGACGTTGTTTCTGGAGGAGAGCTGTTTACGGCTATCGCAGCAGACTTTCCGCGGGAGAAAATTCATTTCCACGGTAATAATAAAAGCTATACGGAATTACAATATGCTTTCGATGAAAAAATAGGCTGCATCGTCATTGATAATTTTTCTGAAATTGCGTTGGTGAAAGAAATCGCGGAATCGCGCAGAGAACACATGAATGTACTCATTCGGGTAACGCCAGGTGTTGAAGCACACACGCATGATTATATTACGACGGGGCAGGAAGATTCGAAGTTTGGCTTTGATTTGAAAAATGGTCAGGCGGATGAGGCATTCCTTCATTTGCATGATCATCCCTATATTCAATTACTTGGTATGCATTGCCATATTGGTTCTCAAATATTTGAAACGGACGCTTTCCGTTTTGCGGCAGAAGTATTGATGGACAAGATGATTGCTTGGCGAGATGAGCATAACTTCATCTGTACTGTACTGAATTTGGGCGGAGGGTTTGGTATCCGTTATACGGAAGAAGACACGCCACTTGTGCCTTCTGCTTACATCGAGGAAATGGCGACAATTGTCCTATCGATGACGCGCAGTCATAGCTATCCTGTGCCAGAAATTTGGATTGAGCCAGGTAGATCATTGGTTGGAGATGCGGGTACATCACTTTACACGGCTGGTAGTACAAAAGAAGTGCCGGGTATCCGGACGTACATAGCGGTGGATGGTGGTATGTCAGATAATATCCGACCGGCATTGTATGGTGCGAAGTATACGGCTGCTTCAGCGAATCGAATGAGTATTGCGCATGACAAAAAAGTAACAATCGCAGGGAAATGCTGCGAATCAGGGGATAAACTCATTGAAGAAGCTTATCTTGCCGATCCGTCTGAAGGGGATGTCATCGCTATTTTTTGTACGGGTGCATACGGCTATTCGATGGCGAGTAATTATAATCGACTGCCAAAGCCCGCCATTGTCTTCTGTGAAAACGGAGAACATCAGCTAGTTGTCCGGAGAGAGACCTATGAAGATGTCGTAAGATTAGACATCCCACTACAAATGGTTAGACGGGAGGAAAAGATTTGA